A section of the Marinoscillum sp. 108 genome encodes:
- a CDS encoding DNA topoisomerase IV subunit B has protein sequence MAEVQYTEDSIKSLDWKEHIRLRPGMYIGKLGDGSAHDDGIYVLVKEIIDNSIDEHMMGHGKTINIKVSDRKVEVRDFGRGIPLGKVVDCVSKINTGGKYDSGAFQKSVGLNGVGTKAVNALSSYFRVQSFRDGETKLAEFVRGEITNDAKVEKTSERNGTAISFEPDDTVFKHYHFIPEYLENLLWNYAFLNAGLTINFNGKKYHSENGLLDLLKRKTDEEALRYPIIHLKGNDIEVAMTHANQYGEEYYSFVNGQHTTQGGTHLAAFREAVVKVIRDFYGKNFEASDIRASIVSAVAVRVQEPVFESQTKTKLGSINVAEEGPTMRTFINDFLKKELDNYLHRNSQIADALLKRILQSERERKEIAGIKKLANERAKKANLHNKKLRDCRIHYDDKKGSDELLEKTMVFITEGDSASGSITKSRDVQTQAVFSLRGKPFNCFGQTKKVVYENEEFNLLQHALNIEDGLEGLRYRKIVIATDADVDGMHIRLLLLTYFLQFFPELVRNNHVYILETPLFRVRNKKETIYCYSDEERKAAIEKLGNKPEITRFKGLGEISPEEFGGFIGEDIRLEPVILQKDTKIKDLLRFYMGKNTPDRQEFIIDKLRIEKDVVDKESDAPILV, from the coding sequence ATGGCAGAAGTACAATATACCGAGGATAGTATCAAGTCGCTAGACTGGAAAGAACACATCAGACTGAGACCCGGGATGTACATTGGGAAACTGGGCGATGGCTCGGCTCACGATGATGGTATTTATGTATTGGTGAAGGAGATCATCGATAATAGTATCGATGAGCACATGATGGGACACGGAAAGACCATCAACATCAAAGTATCTGACCGAAAGGTGGAGGTACGGGATTTTGGCCGTGGGATTCCACTAGGCAAAGTGGTGGACTGTGTGAGTAAAATCAACACCGGTGGAAAATACGATTCCGGCGCTTTCCAGAAGTCTGTAGGACTGAATGGTGTGGGAACCAAGGCCGTCAATGCTTTGAGTTCTTATTTTAGGGTACAGTCGTTCAGAGATGGGGAAACCAAGCTGGCAGAATTCGTAAGAGGTGAAATCACCAATGATGCCAAGGTGGAAAAAACATCGGAGCGCAATGGAACAGCCATTAGTTTCGAGCCAGATGACACGGTATTTAAACATTATCACTTTATACCCGAATACCTCGAGAACTTACTTTGGAACTATGCCTTTCTGAATGCAGGACTCACGATCAATTTCAATGGTAAAAAATACCATTCTGAGAATGGTCTGCTGGACTTACTGAAGCGCAAGACAGATGAAGAAGCCTTGCGATATCCAATCATCCACCTTAAGGGCAATGACATAGAAGTGGCCATGACCCATGCTAATCAGTATGGGGAAGAGTATTACTCTTTTGTGAATGGACAGCACACTACCCAGGGAGGTACACACCTGGCGGCATTTAGGGAAGCAGTAGTGAAGGTCATCAGGGATTTTTACGGAAAAAACTTCGAGGCCTCAGATATCCGGGCATCCATCGTGAGTGCGGTAGCAGTGCGGGTTCAGGAGCCGGTCTTTGAGAGCCAGACCAAGACCAAACTGGGTTCCATTAATGTGGCTGAGGAAGGGCCTACCATGCGAACTTTCATTAATGACTTCCTAAAGAAAGAGCTCGATAACTACCTGCATAGGAATAGTCAGATCGCAGACGCATTGCTCAAGCGCATCCTTCAGTCGGAGCGAGAGCGGAAAGAAATTGCCGGTATCAAGAAACTGGCCAATGAACGGGCCAAAAAAGCCAATCTTCACAATAAGAAGCTAAGAGATTGTCGCATTCACTATGACGACAAAAAAGGCTCAGATGAGTTGCTGGAGAAGACCATGGTATTTATCACCGAGGGAGACAGTGCCAGCGGATCCATCACCAAGTCAAGAGACGTACAAACTCAGGCGGTTTTTAGTTTGAGAGGTAAGCCTTTCAACTGCTTTGGGCAAACCAAAAAGGTGGTGTATGAAAATGAGGAGTTTAACCTCCTGCAACATGCACTCAACATAGAAGACGGTCTGGAAGGACTGAGGTATAGAAAGATCGTGATTGCCACGGATGCCGATGTGGATGGTATGCACATCCGATTACTGCTGTTGACTTACTTCCTTCAGTTTTTCCCTGAGTTGGTTAGAAATAACCACGTCTATATTCTGGAAACCCCACTTTTCAGGGTGAGAAATAAAAAGGAGACCATCTACTGCTATAGTGATGAGGAGCGTAAGGCAGCCATCGAAAAATTAGGAAATAAACCCGAGATCACTCGATTCAAAGGATTGGGAGAGATTTCGCCCGAGGAGTTTGGTGGTTTCATAGGGGAGGACATCCGACTGGAGCCTGTTATCCTTCAGAAGGATACCAAG